One window from the genome of Drosophila albomicans strain 15112-1751.03 chromosome 2L, ASM965048v2, whole genome shotgun sequence encodes:
- the LOC117565544 gene encoding uncharacterized protein LOC117565544, translating into MASKQPTCQQLAYLDELKQRLQELRLRQETFIEETAVILRNISSDRPVQVKVVPSTKSVVLPVRCEEEHESAGNIKQLIQQFEDLRKTSKQFSDQAMPEELLGVDVRKLLKGYENLIMEGNILHKNWMLLKKTTESCARQEYLNEDLPRTKSEATTQRQYYNIQTNRKLFEKLAKSPSKFVHKIRRTNYSNQIKFGVGSKKLMYPEHEGKTQYSENDRRQRFGALLQLIFRVSPFNKCSMRKTISEKDVRKSDLNK; encoded by the exons ATGGCCAGCAAGCAGCCCACATGCCAGCAGCTGGCGTATCTGGACGAGCTAAAACAGCGGCTCCAGGAGCTACGTCTTCGCCAAGAGACTTTCATAGAGGAGACGGCCGTGATTCTGCGTAATATTAGCTCAGATCGACCAGTTCAAGTCAAAGTGGTACCATCGACAAAGTCTGTAGTTCTGCCAGTTCGATGTGAGGAGGAACACGAAAGTGCTGGCAACATCAAGCAATTGATTCAACAGTTTGAGGATCTTCGTAAGACATCGAAGCAGTTCAGTGATCAGGCCATGCCCGAGGAGCTTCTGGGTGTCGATGTGAGGAAACTGCTGAAGGGCTATGAAAACCTCATAATGGAAGGCAACATTCTGCATAAGAACTGGATGCTCCTGAAAAAGACTACGGAAAGTTGTGCGCGTCAAG AATACCTAAATGAAGACCTGCCCAGAACCAAGTCCGAGGCAACAACACAAAGACAGTATTACAATATCCAAACCAACAGAAAACTATTTG AGAAACTGGCAAAGTCCCCATCGAAATTCGTTCATAAAATTAGAAGAACTAActattcaaatcaaatcaaatttggtGTGGGATCTAAGAAACTAATGTACCCTGAACATGAAGGAAAGACTCAATATTCTG AAAACGATCGTCGGCAACGCTTTGGTGCGCTGCTTCAGTTGATATTTCGTGTAAGCCCATTCAACAAGTGCTCCATGCGGAAGACAATTTCTGAAAAGGATGTAAGAAAATCTGATCTGAACAAATGA